The sequence CGCCTCCCCTTGCGCGCTCGCCTTCTTGCACTGGATCGGGCAGCCGTAGCACCCTTCTTTCTTGGCGCCGCACTCCCTCTTTATCGCCGGGCCGGAATAGTTTCCAGAGTCGGCGAAAAAGGTGGCGCGGAAGTTCTCGGTGGGGGCCATGCGACGCTGTGCCATCAGGTCGACCAGTGCGGGCGTGCCGTACTCGGAGATGCCTAGTTCGCCGAAGATGACTGGGGAGGCGCGGAAGAGGCGCATGACATCGGCGCGGGCGGCGTCGAAGCGTTCCCGGTCCGCAACCGGCGTCGTCCCCTCTCCCTGCACCGTGATCGCTTTGAGTCTTTTGCCCCCCATGACGGCGCCGAGCCCGCCGCGGCCGATCGAGTTCCCCTCCCCCATCATGATGTTGGCGTAGAGGACACCGTTTTCGCCGGCGGGGCCGATGGCGGTTACCGAGCCGCGCTCTTTCAGAGAGGCCACGGTCTCCTTCACCCCTTTTCCCCAAAGGGACCCGGCGGGGAGGAGTTCGGCGCGTGCGCCGTCGATGGCGAGAACTGCGGGTTGGGCGCTTTGACCGGTGATGAAGATAGCATCGAGGCCGGCGGCCTTTAAGCGCCAGGCGAAGCGACCTCCGGCCGAGCAGTCGTAAATCGTGCCGGTGAGCGGTGAGCGGGAGACGCAGGCAAGGCGGGCAGCGGTGGGGGAGTTGGTGCCGCAAAGAGGGCCGACCGCGAAGATGATCGGCATATCCGGGTCGAAAGGATCGAGGCGGAAGAAGTCGCGCATGAGGCGGACGCCCAAGCCCCGTCCCCCGAGGTAGGCGTGAAGGATTTCAGTGGGGATCTCCCTGCGCTCGCAGGTACCGCGGGTAAGATCAACGTGCAGCAACTTTCCGGTCCAGCCCATAAAAACCTCATAAACCCGTTCAGCGTTCAGCGTTCAGCGTTCAACGTTCGACAACGGTTCCGTGTCATCGGCCTGCAACGGTACGGCATCTTGTCGCGTCGTAACACTCAGGAAGCATGATGATGCTGGAATTAGAGGAGGAACTCTCTTGAACGTTGAACGCCGAACGTTGAACGTTCTAAAGCAGTTCCACCTTCCCCTGCCGCTCGAGTTCCTCAACCACCTTCTTCACGTCCTGGGCGGCATCCTTCGCGCAGACAAGAAGCGCATCCGGGGTATCGACCACGATCAGATCGCTTACCCCGACGAGCGCCACCACCTTGCCGCCGCCATAGGCGAGACAATCCCTGGCCCCCACCGATACCGCTCCGCTCGCGTTGATCACCACGTGCCCCGCGGTATCGGCGTCCATCACCTCAGGGAGCGCACTCCAGGATCCGACATCACTCCAGCCGAACGACGCCGGTATCACCTGCACGTCCTTCGCCTTCTCCATGACCCCGAAATCGATGGACTCACCCTTGATGGCGCCGTAGATCTCGCCAATCTGGGGTTTGAGATCCGCGATCTCCCATACGTGGGACTCGAAGGTGAGCCGTGCCAGCGCCTGAGCGAGCTCCGGCATGTGCCGCCCGATCTCGTCCAAAATGGCACAGGCACCCCAGACGAACATGCCGCTGTTCCAGTAGAAACGCCCGCTCGCCAGAAACTCCATGGCCCGCTCGAGATTGGGCTTCTCCACGAAGCGCTCGACGGCAGCGGCACCGGAACCTCCCGCGACGGCGGCCTGGATGTAGCCGTAGCCGGTCTCGGGGCGCGTCGGCGTGATCCCGAGCGTCACCAGGGCGCCGCTCACCGCGACGGAACGTGCGGTAATAAGCGTGGCCCGGAAGGTCTCCTCGTCAACGATGTAGTGATCGGCCGGCAGCACCGCCATGATCCCGTCGGGATCGAAGCGGGCGATGATCGAGGCGGCAAGGCCGATGGCAGGCGCCGTGTTGCGGCCTACCGGCTCCTCGATCACGTCGACCGGGACGTCTTTTATGTACGTCAACTGGTTCCTGGTCTCCGCCGCCTGCAGGGCATTGGTGACCACCAGTATCCGCTTCGGATCAAGCGGCAGGACCCGCTCCACGGTCCTCTGCAACATGGACTTGCCGCCGAAAACCGACATGAGCTGCTTCGGCGTGCTCTTGCGGGACAGGGGCCAGAACCTGGTCCCGGATCCACCGGCGAGAATGACTATGTACATGGTTTCCTCCATGAACGGCGTTGTCAGGATGAGCGCCTGCCGCGTCCGGCCTTGGCCACGAGGGCCGCGGGGAGAAAGGCGCAGAGACTCAGCATCGCCCCCATCTTCGCAGATGAGGCCAGCTCTTGATCAGCGAAGGCCTCTCCGGCGACGAAGAGGGCAACGGTGAAGCCGATGCCGGCGGTGAGGCTGGTCGCAACGAGTTCGCGCACCCCGACGCCTATGGGAAGCGGGAAGCCCAGTTTAGTACCTAAAAGACCGAAGCCGGTGATGCCGACCATCTTGCCGGCGATCAGGGAGGCGAGCACAAGCCAGGTGGCGGTACCGACCGCTCCGAAGGTCACGCCAGCGTTCACCAGACCGAAGACGAAGAGCCCCAGGTCGACGAAAAGCTTCCAGTCGTGCTCGAACCGGGAAAGCGGGGTGAGGTCCTCGGGATCGATGTCGAACATGTGGCGCTTTTCCATGGGGGGATGGGGCAGAAACGGCACCACCAAGGTCAGCGCCAGCGCCGGGTGCAGATGGGCAAGATGCAGGCCGAACCAGCTCAGCGTGCCGCCGAGAATGAGATAGGGCCAGTAGTTCGCCACCTTGAAACGGCGCAGCAAAAAGCAGACGGCAAGCGCCGCGCCGCAAAGCAAAAGCCAAACCGGCTGCACGGGGGCAAGGGGATCGCCGTAGAAAAGGGCGATGATGATGAGCCCCACCGCGTCGTCGGCTATCGCCAGCAAAAGCAAAAATGCGATGGCCGGATGCCCTTTGCCGAAGATGAAGCGCGCCGCAAGCCAGGCAAGCGCGATATCGGTTGCGGTCGGGATGCCCCATCCACGGGCGAGCGACGGTGCTCCGATCCAGGCGTTGAGGAGGAGATAGAGCACAACCGGCCCCAGTATCCCCCCTACCGTGGCAAGCAGCGGATTCACCGCACGCTTCAAGGGGTACAGGTCACCGCCGGGCAGACAGCTCTGGGTGATCTCGACGGCGGCGATGCCGAAGAAAAACGCCATGAACAGGTCGTTGGTGACGAAGTGAACAGAAAGACCCGCAAGAAGCGGGTCATGCAGGAAGTGGTGGTACTGCTGCGGGGCGAGGTTGGCCCAGGCGAGCGCGGCGATGACGCCGGCAGCCAGTGGGACCGAGAACTCCCGCAGCAGGCTTAGCTGCTTTTTCATCTATACGACAGGCTCCACGCCGGCCCCGACGCCGTCGGCCTCGGACTCATGATCCACGCGGTGGTAGTCGTCCTGGAAGCGGACGATATCGTCCTCGCCCAGGTACTCGCCGCTTTGCACCTCGATGATCACCAGGGGGATGACGCCCGGGTTCTCCAGACGATGCGTCGAGCCGATGGGGATGAAGGTGGATTCGTTGATGTTGATGATCTTGACGGTCTCACCGCAGGTGACCCGTGCCGTCCCGGAAACGACGATCCAGTGCTCGCTTCTGTGGTGGTGCATCTGCAGCGACAGCCTCTGCCCCGGCATCACCTCGATGCGCTTTATCTTGTAGCTGCCGTTTTCTTCAAGTACGGTGTATGTCCCCCAGGGACGCTCTCCGCGTTCCATGACGGCCTCCGTTTGCTCTTGTTTCATGGTTATTTTTCCTCCCTGAGCTCCAGATAGCGCCTGAGCGCCTCCTGCCAGGGCTGCGGTGTGAAGCCGGTATCCCGGGAGAGCTTGCCGCAGTCCAGGGTTGAATAGAGAGGGCGCGGCGCCGGCCGGCCGAGCTCTTCTGTGGTCATGGCGAGAACCGTGACGTCAAGGCCCGCAAGGCGGAAGATCTCCTTGGCGAAACCGTTCCAGGAGACGAATCCCGCGTTGGCGGCATGGTAGGTCCCCTCGCACCCCTTCTCCAGGAGGGCCTTGATGGCCAGGGCGAGGTCGCCGGTCCAGGTCGGGGAGCCGATCTGGTCGTCCACCACGGAGATCTCCTTTTTGTCCTTGGCGAGCCTAAGCATGGTCTCTACGAAGTTCTTCCCGCCGTGCCCGTAGAGCCACTGGGTGCGTACGATCAGGTGGTTCGGGTTGAACCAGGCGTTCATCTCGCCGGCGAGCTTCGATTCGCCGTACACGCTCAAAGGCGACGCCAGGTCGTCCTCGAGGTAGGGGGTACCCTTATTGCCGTCGAAGATGTAGTCGGTGCTCACCTGCACGAGTTTCGCGCCGATCTCCTTGCTGATCATGGCAAGGTGTGCCACCCCCTCGCCGTTCACCTGCATGGCGCGTTCGGCGTTGTCCTGGCAGCCGTCCACGTCGGTGTAGGCTGCGGCGTTAATCACCACGGAAGGCTTGATGGTGGTGAGGACGCGTTGCACCGAGGCAAGGTCGGTGATGTCGATGTCGTCGATGTCGACGCCGCGCGCGCGGTCACCGTAAAGCGCCATCAGCTCCTGTCCCAACATCCCTTTGCTGCCGACTACCAGAATCATCTGTCCTCCAGGAAACGTTCAACGTTCAGCGTTCAGCGTTCGACAAAGTGCCTCTGCCACGCGCGGCGGCGCCGTGGCGGCACCGGAAATTAAAACAAGGCTAGATTCTAGCCGAGAACGGGCAGCTTGGAAACCGCCCCGTACTTTTTCGTCACTACACAATCCGACAGTGCCTTACCGGCCGCCACAGATGCAGCGGCAATACTCAGTTCACATTCCGTTGAACGTTGAACGTTGAACGTTGAACGTCCGTTAAAGCCGTTAAGCCTGGCCGTACTGCATCTCGTAGTACTCGCGGTAGGCGCCGGAGGCGACTTCCTCGACCCACGCCTGGTTCGCCAGATACCAGTCGATGGTCTCGGCGATGCCGCGCTCGAAGGTGTAACCGGGCTCCCACCCGAGGTCACGCTTCAATTTCGAGGCGTCGATGGCGTAACGCCGGTCATGCCCCTTGCGGTCCTTCACGAAGGTGATCAGCCCGCGACTCTCACCGGACGCACGCCCGAGCCGCTCATCCATCAGATCGCAGACGAGCTTCACGATGTCGATGTTCTTCCACTCGTTGTTCCCGCCTACGTTGAAGATCTCGCCCGGCTTCCCGCTCTTCAGCACACGCTCGATCGCCGCGGAGTGGTCCTTCACGTGCAGCCAGTCGCGCACGTTCAGGCCGTCGCCATAAACCGGCAGAGAGCGCCGCTTCAGGATGTTGTGGATCATCAGCGGGATGAGCTTCTCAGGGAAATGGTAGGGGCCGTAGTTGTTGGAGCAACGGGTATTAAGGGTCGGCAGACCGAAGGTCTCGAAATACGCCCGCACCAGGAGATCCGCCCCGGCCTTGCTGGCGGAGTACGGGGAGTTGGGGGCAAGCGGAGTCTCCTCCGTGAAGTACCCTTCGGAACCAAGGCTGCCGTATACCTCGTCCGTGGAGACCTGCAGGAAGCGGAACGCAGGGAGACTCTCGGCGTGTTTGCGGCTCGCCTCGAGAAGGGTCTGCGTCCCGAGAACGTTGGTCCTCACGAATATGTCAGGACCGGTGATGGAGCGGTCGACGTGCGACTCGGCGGCAAAGTGCGCGACGGCGTCTATCTTCTCCTCTTCCAGAAGCCGCGCCACCAGGGAGGCGTCGCAGATGTCCCCTTTCACGAAACGGTACTGCGGGTTCGCCTCGACCGCGGTGAGGTTCTTGAGGTTCCCGGCATAGGTCAAAAGGTCGAGGTTGACGACCCGGCAGCCGGGATTGCCGGCCATGAAGTGATTGATGAAATTGGAACCAATGAAACCCGCTCCTCCGGTAACCAAAAGTGAGGTGGGGGTGAATGCATCCTTCATGTGAACCTCCAGACCAGGATCTGCCGCTGTCCTTAGCGCGGTGTTCCGGCTTTAGTAGCGGCTCCTCTTAGATACACCGGTGAAAAGAATAATGTCAACTTCTTACGGCTTCGCCGGGCGACCACGGCAATCGGCTACATGGTCCGCATCGGCCCCAGCGATCCCAGGCCGGCCAGCGAGAAGTTTACCGTGAACTGCTGCTCGCCGGTCACCTGGTGACTCCGCACCCGGTCGGAATAGGCCAGAACCACGCTCCAGCACTGCTGCCGGTATTCCAGGGCGTAGCGGGAGCCCAGGAAGGCGCCCCTGTCAAAGGAGTAACGCCCCTCCAGGTCTGCGGTGAACCGGGTCCCGAGCGGGAAGACCAGACCGGCGTCCAGGTAGTCCAGCTCGCCCCTACTGTGGCGATAGGTCAGCCGGGCCAGGTCCTTCTTCCCCTCCCCCTTGTACTCGAGCCCGATGTTGGCGGTGGAGAGGTCGTTGCCCTCCATGTTGTAGCGCCCGTCCAGGAGCAGGGAAAGGTTCTGCATCGGGGTGACCACGCTCTCAAGCATCAGGTCGGTTAGCTTGTTCCCCTCGTCGACCAGCGTGAGGAGGTCGCGGCGCTCACCCGAGAACTGGTACCCTTGGGTCAGCTTCAGGTACATGATGTCGCGGTACTCGTCCGGCAGCCCCTCCCTGACGAACTTCCTTGTGAAGGTGTTTGATAGGGAAAGGTAGGCGATGCTCTGCCCCAAGACGCGGTCGTCGTAGTCGAAGAGGGGGAGATTCTGATCGGCGCGCCGCTCCACGAAAGCGTATTGGAGCTCGGGAACCAGCAGGTGGCGCGTCGTTCCGTCGTAGATCCTCTCCAGGGGAAGCGACAACGTGGCCCCGCCGTCGGCCTGCCCGATCTGGCGCCACCCGGGGTCGGGGCTGTCGCCGCGTGCGTTGTACAGGCGCTGCTGGAACCCTCCGTACAGCGAGAAGTCGAGCGCGTCCCCCGGCTTAGCGTAGTAGGAAAGCCGCGGGTGCACGACGAGGCGCTGTCCGGTTGCCCCGATGTCGCGGATGAAATTGGAGACGCTCGAGTCCATGGAGAAAAGAAGCGGACCGATCTTGTCCCCTGCGGCGATGAAGCTCAGTCTCGGCAAGCGCTGCAGCGTCGCGTCGTTGGTGGGAGCCTCGAGGTCCTGCGCATAACGCAGGTCACCGCTCAAACCGTAGCGGTCCCAGCGCCGGTCGAAAGAGACGGTCGATTCGAGGAGCTGGCGGTTGTATTCGCCGGAAAACTCGCCGTAATCAAGGTAGTAGCGGCGGTCCGAGATCATGTGGATGGTGGAGGCAACGGTCAGGTCCGGCGTGAGGATCTCCAGGTGTCTTTGCTGCACCTCGCCGCGGAACCCGCTCTCATTGGTGTCGTAGATACCGAAGGCATGCAGGTACCCCTGACTGCCGTGCGGCCGCAGGTAGCGGTATTCGACGCCGCTCCCCACGCCGCGGGAGGTCTCGATGTCGAGGTTGAAGGTCGCCTCCTGGCTCTGGTTTATGGCCCAGTAGTACGGCTGGTCGATGTAGAAGCCCCGTTTCGACGAGAAGCCGAGCTTCGGTATCATAAGACCCGACTGCCGATCGGTGTTGGCCGGGAAGACGAGGTACGGGGTGTAGAACAACGGGATGTCGCCGACGTAGAATACCGCGTGTTTCGCCGTCGCGTATTCATCCAGGGTGAGATCAACCCGGCTCGCCTCGAAATGCCAGCTCGGGCGGTCGCCGTCGCAGGTGGTGAAGGTCCCCCGCTCCACCCGGTAGTCGGCATCCCCGGTCTTCATAAGCCGGTCGGCACGCAGGCGGAAATTGGATTTTTTCACGAAGAGCTCGCCGCTCAAAAGCTCCCCGTGCTGGGTGACCAGGTCCAAAAGGAGCTTCCTGCCGTTCATGGTATCGCCGCCGCGCTCGAGTCGGACGTTCCCCTCGGCAACCGCATCGCCGGTCAACCTGTGATAGATGACGCTGTCGGCGAGAAGGGATGCACCCTCCTGGGTGATGAGCACGTTCCCCTCGGCGTGGTAGCTGTCGGTTGGGGTGTCCACCGACAGGTGGTCCGCCTTGATGGTCGCCTCCTTGTTGGGGATGGCCATCTCGCCCCGGGCAATCCCGGCGGAGAAAAGAAGGTATGTTAGGAGCCAGAAGGCTCTTGCAGGTTTCATCGCACTCCGGTTCGGGCGGGACTTCCCGCCGTGCAGTGTGCCGTCCGGTTTCATCCCCGGAACGGCTCGAAGGTCTCGGATTTCAGGTGGCCCCTCGCCTCACCCACGGTGAAGAGGGAACCGCACACCACGATCAGGTCGTCGTCAGCGGCCACGTTTCTCGCAAGCTGGACCCCTTCGCCGACGCTTCCGGCCGCCATGGCCTCGACCCCGGCCCCGAGACAGTAGCCGGCAAGTTCCACGGCGGGCAGAGCGCGATCGATGGCCGGCGTCACCGCGAAGACCCGCTCGGCAAGCGGCAAAAGCGGAGAGAGGATGCCGGAAAGCTCCTTGTCGGCCATCACGCCGATGACAAGGAACAGACGCCCGCGCGGGATGTCATCGAGCGCCTCGGCAAGGGCCCGGGCACCGGCCGGGTTGTGTGCCCCGTCGAGCAGCACGCGGGGGGCGTCGCCGAAGAGCTCCATCCGTCCGGGCCAGCGGGCGTTGGCCACCCCGGCGGCCATCGCCTGAGGCGTTATCGGAAAGCCGATCGCCCCGAGGATCTCCGCGCAGGCGAGCGCGAGGGCCGCGTTGCCGCTTTGATAGCGCCCCAAAAGGCCGCATTGCAGCCCGTCCAGGGTGAGCGAGACGCCCCGGTAATACAGGGAGCGGTCCATCCAGAAGGCGTCGAAGGCTTCACCCTGTCGGTAAAGCGGTGCGGCGAGACGGTCCGCGTTGTGCTCGATGATGAACTGCGCCTCGGGGAGCTGGCGCGCCGTCACCACAGGGGCGCCGGGCTTGCAGATCCCGGCCTTCTCCGCGGCGATCTCCTCGACGGTGCTGCCGAGATAATCGGTGTGCTCGATGGAGATCGGCGCGATGGCGCAAAGGATACCGTTGAGTGCGTTGGTGGCGTCGAGGCGTCCTCCCATCCCCGCCTCGAAGATGGCGATGTCCACCCCGCTCTCGGCAAAATAGAGGGCTGCCAAAGCGGTGACGATCTCGAAGAAGGTGCTCTCTTTCGGGGCGGCGGCAAGCACCAGGGCCGCCAGCCGCGCCACGTCATCCTCCTCGATTTCAGCGCCGTTCACCTTCATGCGCTCGGTGAAGGATATCAGATGCGGCGAGGTGAAAAGTCCGGTTCTGTAGCCGCCGGCGCCGAGGATGGAGGCGAGGAAGGAAGAGGTCGACCCCTTGCCGTTGGTGCCGACAACGTGGACCGTCTTGAAGGTGTCCTGCGGATTGCCCAGTGCGGCAAGAAGCGGGACGATCCTGTCGAGCCCCGGCTTGATGCCGAAGCGTCCCAGGGCGTAGATGTGCTCGAGGGTCTCCGCGTAGGTCATGACAGGGCGGGATTATAGGTAAAGAGCATGAAAAAGTCCATATCAATCGGGGTCTGGAAGGGGCTCAGGCCTCGGGCCAGGCAAGACGCAGACCGAGGGCCATCAGGATGCAGCCGGCCACCTGTCCGATCCGGTTTCCGGCGCCCGCGCTGCGGTTCAGCCAGCGCCCGATCTCCCCGGAGAGAAGTGCCACAAGGCCAAAGCCGAGCATGGTCAGCATGACGAAGGTGCTGCCGAGAACGAGCATCTGCATGGGAACGCCGCCGCGCGAGCGCTCGACGAACTGAGGGAAGAAGGCGAGAAAGAAGAGCGCCACCTTCGGGTTCATGATGTTGGCGAGGATGCTTTGACGAAAGATCTCCCGGCACGCCAGTTCCCCCGCCGCCCCCTCCGCGACGATGGACGCCTTGCTGCGGAGCATCTTGTAGCCGATGTACATCAGGTAAGCGGCACCGGCGTACCTCACGCAGGCGAAGGCGGTCGCCGAAGAGGTGATCAGGGCGGAGAGGCCGACGATGGCGAAGAAGGTGTGCGCGAAGTTGCCGAGCGCGAACCCTGCCGCCGCCGCGAGGCCGGCCTTTCTCCCCTGCGCAACGCCGCGCGTCATCACGTAGATGATGTCGGGGCCGGGGGTGAAGATGAGGAGCGTGGAGGCGACGGCGAACAGGGCCAACTGGGTGAGGGAAACCATGGCGACTCCCGGCGAGGCTCGAGGTTTGGAGGCTCAAAAAAGAGAAAGGTTAAGGTTTGGAGCTTCCCTCCTCTGCCTTAACCTCTCTGATACCTCGACCTCGACCTGCTTTTTTAGTTTCTGTAGAGCATCTTCAGGATGCTGGAGAGCTGTGCTTTCATCTTGCTCCGCTCCACGATGACGTCGACCATGCCGTGGTCAAGCAGGTACTCGGAGCGCTGGAAGCCCTGCGGGAGCTTCTGGCGGATGGTCTGCTCGATGACGCGGGGTCCTGCGAAACCGATGAGCGCCTTCGGCTCGGCCATGTTGATGTCGCCCAGCATCGCGAAGCTCGCGGTGACGCCGCCGGTGGTCGGGTCGGTCAGGATGGAGACGAAGGGAAGCCCTGCTTCACGGAGCTTGGCAAGGGCCGCGGAGGTCTTCGCCATCTGCATGAGGGAGAGGATGCTCTCCTGCATCCTGGCGCCGCCGGAGGCGGAGACGATGATGCAGGGGGTGCGCTCGGCAAGGGCGCGCTCGATGCCGCGGGTGATCTTCTCGCCCACGACGCTCCCCATGGAGCCCCCCATGAAGGAGAAGTCGAAGACGCACAGCTGCACAGGGGTCCCCTCGATCTTGCCCGAGCCGCAGACGATGGCGTCCTTGCTCCCTTTCTTGGCCAAGGCCTGGTCGATGCGCTCCTGGTAGCTCTTGCTGTCCTTGAACTCGAGGAAATCGACCGACACGATACCGGCGTCGAACTCGACGAAGGTCCCCTCGTCGATGAGGAGCTCGATCCTCCTCTTCGTGGAGACGCGGTAGTGGTGGCCGCACTTCGGGCAGACGTTCAGGTTGCTCTCGATGTCCTTCGTATAGATGGTCTCTGCGCAGCTAACGCACTTCGTCCAAAGCCCTTCCGGCACCTTCACCTTGTGCTCCGGCCCTCTTGCTTTAGGCGGATTGTCTCTTTTGAACCAAGCCATATGTGCCCTCTCGTGGGATAGTCCCCAGCTGTTTTATTTAGTCGTAAATCAGCGCTGTTTCTTAGCAGATCGCTTCATGCATGTCAAACAAAACGGTGCACCTTGCGCGCCAACATACCGAAATTACGTGATTATCCTGCGGACGATTGCCGCACCCCTTGTTTTAGAGCGCCGACGAAGGAGGAGAGTTCCCGCAACAGTTCCGCCCCCTGGTATTTCTCGAAATACTTCACCAGGGCGCTTCCCACCACCACGCCGTCGGCGACCTGCGCAACCTGCCTGGCCTGCTCCGGCGTGGAAATGCCGAAGCCGACCACGAGCGGCAGGCTGAGCGCGTCCCGCACAGAGGTGACGCGTTCGGCGAGGGTGTCGGCCACCGCACTTCTCGCGCCGGTCACGCCGGTCACCGAGACGTAGTAGATGAAGCCGCTTCCCTGGCGCGCAACCGACGCGACGCGCTCGGCGTCCGAGGTCGGCGTCAGAAGGAAGATGAGGTCGAGGCCGCAACGGTCGGTGTGCTCCTTGAGCTCGGGCGCCTCTTCCGGGGGAAGGTCAACGACGAGGAGCGCGTCCACACCCGCCTTGGCGGCATCGCAGGCGAAGCGCTCGGCTCCGTAGGTGAAGATCGGGTTGAAGTACCCCATGAGGACGATGGGGATCTGGGTTTTTACGCGCAGGCGCGCGACCAGTTCGAGAATCCCCGGGAGCGTGGTCCCGGAGGCAAGGGCCCGGTCCGACGAAAGCTGGATGGTCGGCCCGTCCGCCATCGGATCGGAGAACGGGACGCCGAGCTCGATCAGGTCGGCCCCGGCCTTCTCCAGTTCCAGCACCGCCTGTTCGGTGGTGGCGAGGTCCGGGTCGCCGGCGGTGATGAATGTCACCAGCCCCTTTTCCCCTTTTGCTTTGAGTGCTGCGAATCTATCGGCAATCCTGCCCATGGCAACTCCTTAAAACCTGAAAGACGTTCAACGTTCGACGTTCCAGGTTATGTTCTGCGTTAAAGGGTCTTCCGCCTGGCTGCGGCAGTCCTCCCCTTATAACAAAAAAAGTCCCCCTCGGGGAGA is a genomic window of Geomonas ferrireducens containing:
- the accD gene encoding acetyl-CoA carboxylase, carboxyltransferase subunit beta, translating into MAWFKRDNPPKARGPEHKVKVPEGLWTKCVSCAETIYTKDIESNLNVCPKCGHHYRVSTKRRIELLIDEGTFVEFDAGIVSVDFLEFKDSKSYQERIDQALAKKGSKDAIVCGSGKIEGTPVQLCVFDFSFMGGSMGSVVGEKITRGIERALAERTPCIIVSASGGARMQESILSLMQMAKTSAALAKLREAGLPFVSILTDPTTGGVTASFAMLGDINMAEPKALIGFAGPRVIEQTIRQKLPQGFQRSEYLLDHGMVDVIVERSKMKAQLSSILKMLYRN
- the trpA gene encoding tryptophan synthase subunit alpha codes for the protein MGRIADRFAALKAKGEKGLVTFITAGDPDLATTEQAVLELEKAGADLIELGVPFSDPMADGPTIQLSSDRALASGTTLPGILELVARLRVKTQIPIVLMGYFNPIFTYGAERFACDAAKAGVDALLVVDLPPEEAPELKEHTDRCGLDLIFLLTPTSDAERVASVARQGSGFIYYVSVTGVTGARSAVADTLAERVTSVRDALSLPLVVGFGISTPEQARQVAQVADGVVVGSALVKYFEKYQGAELLRELSSFVGALKQGVRQSSAG
- a CDS encoding LysE family translocator, yielding MVSLTQLALFAVASTLLIFTPGPDIIYVMTRGVAQGRKAGLAAAAGFALGNFAHTFFAIVGLSALITSSATAFACVRYAGAAYLMYIGYKMLRSKASIVAEGAAGELACREIFRQSILANIMNPKVALFFLAFFPQFVERSRGGVPMQMLVLGSTFVMLTMLGFGLVALLSGEIGRWLNRSAGAGNRIGQVAGCILMALGLRLAWPEA